The Pieris brassicae chromosome 6, ilPieBrab1.1, whole genome shotgun sequence genome window below encodes:
- the LOC123711350 gene encoding PRKCA-binding protein isoform X4 has translation MMQEYDDDYFFEEDKIKPKLDIPNNFHLLLPVNESVPELIENIPVADISIGLEITEDTENADCIYNDLRSSRYLLQHQNLMGMTVTSGSVVLTKDEKNLIGISIGGGAPLCPCLYIVQIFDNTPTAKDGTLQSGDEIVGVNGQSVKGKTKVEVAKMIQAAKETVTVNYNKLHADPKQGKTLDIIMKKMKHRLVENMSSGTADALGLSRAILCNDTLVARLNDMRETENTYKKLVELAKRMLKSYFDLLQTFKSLGDVFATIGVREPQARASEAFTKFGQYHRLLERDGIKMLKTLKPILADMGTYLHKAIPDTKLTIRKYADTKFEYLSYCLKVKEMDDDEYGYNALQETLYRVETGNYEYRLILRCRQDARTRFARLRSDVLVKLELLENKKTQDVAYQLKRFIQGLAIYHNETVEHLKENASLFPVEVDLSQNAFQYKSTSQFIQDSQDDDEEIEFARELKEYHDLSEEEIKKASNRRQNSDTDADLSEQLIPNLTEAKIDNDRIDSDSLTLLTELGLADTKDDFGEFQNGSMDFTKSTDDVFDKLLSDLNID, from the exons atgatGCAAGAATATGACGATGACTACTTTTTCGAAGAGgacaaaat caaACCAAAACTGGATATTCCAAATAACTTCCATCTGTTGCTCCCTGTGAAtgaaag tgtCCCAGAGTTGATTGAAAATATACCCGTGGCTGATATCTCGATCGGTCTAGAAAT AACAGAAGATACAGAGAATGCTGATTGTATTTACAACGATTTAAGAAGCAGCCGATATTTGCTACAGCATCAAAATCTTAT GGGTATGACAGTGACATCGGGCAGCgttgttttaacaaaagatgAGAAAAATCTTATTGGTATCAGTATAGGTGGCGGAGCGCCTTTATGCCCATGTCTTTATATCGTAcag ATATTTGATAACACACCAACAGCCAAAGACGGAACCTTGCAAAGTGGTGATGAAATTGTTGGTGTTAATGGTCAAAGTGTTAAGGGGAAAACTAAAGTTGAAGTAGCTAAAATGATACAAGCAGCTAAG GAGACAGTTACGGTAAATTACAACAAACTACACGCGGATCCTAAACAGGGCAAGACCCTAGATATTATAATGAAGAAAATGAAACATCGCTTAGTGGAGAACATGTCATCTGGTACAGCAGATGCTTTAGGGCTATCGAGGGCTATTCTATGCAATGATACGTTAGTTGCAAGGCTCAATGATATGAGAGAAACAGAGAATACGTATAAGAAATTGGTGGAATTGGCTAAAAG AAtgttaaaatcatattttgacTTGCTTCAAACATTTAAGTCTCTTGGTGATGTTTTCGCTACTATCGGTGTGAGAGAGCCACAAGCGAGGGCCTCGGAAGCCTTTACAAAGTTTGGCCAATATCATAGATTATTGGAACGAGATGGGATCAAAATGTTGAAAACTTTAAAACCG ATATTAGCCGATATGGGAACATATCTGCACAAAGCGATACCGGACACAAAACTAACAATTCGGAAGTACGCAGACACAAAATTCGAGTACCTCTCGTACTGTTTGAAGGTTAAAGAAATGGATGATGATGAATATGGCTATAATGCCTTACAGGAAACACTTTACAGAGTTGAGACTGGAAATTATGAGTATAG ATTAATACTCCGTTGTCGTCAAGATGCTAGAACGCGTTTTGCACGTCTCCGTTCAGATGTACTCGTCAAATTAGAACTATTAGAAAACAAGAAAACACAAGATGTTGCCTATCAGCTCAAACGGTTCATCCAGGGATTGGCTATCTATCACAA TGAAACAGTTgaacatttaaaagaaaacgcCAGTCTCTTCCCAGTAGAAGTGGATTTATCGCAAAATGCATTCCAATACAAATCTACATCGCAATTTATTCAG GATAGCCAAGATGATGACGAAGAAATCGAATTTGCAAGGGAATTAAAAGAGTATCATGATTTGTCCGaggaagaaattaaaaaagcatCAAATAGGCGCCAAAATAGTGACACTGACGCCGATTTGTCGGAACAGCTAATACCTAACTTGACAGAGGCAAAAATTGATAATGACAGAATTGACAGTGATAGTTTGACACTGTTGACGGAACTGGGCCTGGCTGACACAAAGGATGACTTTGGTGAATTTCAAAATGGGTCAATGGACTTTACGAAAAGTACAGATGacgtttttgataaattattgagTGACTTGAACATAGATTAA
- the LOC123711350 gene encoding PRKCA-binding protein isoform X5: MSQRVQILPFYDPNYNMLTIGHTLFEDKIVPELIENIPVADISIGLEITEDTENADCIYNDLRSSRYLLQHQNLMGMTVTSGSVVLTKDEKNLIGISIGGGAPLCPCLYIVQIFDNTPTAKDGTLQSGDEIVGVNGQSVKGKTKVEVAKMIQAAKETVTVNYNKLHADPKQGKTLDIIMKKMKHRLVENMSSGTADALGLSRAILCNDTLVARLNDMRETENTYKKLVELAKRMLKSYFDLLQTFKSLGDVFATIGVREPQARASEAFTKFGQYHRLLERDGIKMLKTLKPILADMGTYLHKAIPDTKLTIRKYADTKFEYLSYCLKVKEMDDDEYGYNALQETLYRVETGNYEYRLILRCRQDARTRFARLRSDVLVKLELLENKKTQDVAYQLKRFIQGLAIYHNETVEHLKENASLFPVEVDLSQNAFQYKSTSQFIQDSQDDDEEIEFARELKEYHDLSEEEIKKASNRRQNSDTDADLSEQLIPNLTEAKIDNDRIDSDSLTLLTELGLADTKDDFGEFQNGSMDFTKSTDDVFDKLLSDLNID, from the exons ATGTCCCAAAGAGTGCAAATTCTACCTTTTTATGACCCCAATTATAACATGTTGACCATCGGGCACACACTGTTTGAggataaaat tgtCCCAGAGTTGATTGAAAATATACCCGTGGCTGATATCTCGATCGGTCTAGAAAT AACAGAAGATACAGAGAATGCTGATTGTATTTACAACGATTTAAGAAGCAGCCGATATTTGCTACAGCATCAAAATCTTAT GGGTATGACAGTGACATCGGGCAGCgttgttttaacaaaagatgAGAAAAATCTTATTGGTATCAGTATAGGTGGCGGAGCGCCTTTATGCCCATGTCTTTATATCGTAcag ATATTTGATAACACACCAACAGCCAAAGACGGAACCTTGCAAAGTGGTGATGAAATTGTTGGTGTTAATGGTCAAAGTGTTAAGGGGAAAACTAAAGTTGAAGTAGCTAAAATGATACAAGCAGCTAAG GAGACAGTTACGGTAAATTACAACAAACTACACGCGGATCCTAAACAGGGCAAGACCCTAGATATTATAATGAAGAAAATGAAACATCGCTTAGTGGAGAACATGTCATCTGGTACAGCAGATGCTTTAGGGCTATCGAGGGCTATTCTATGCAATGATACGTTAGTTGCAAGGCTCAATGATATGAGAGAAACAGAGAATACGTATAAGAAATTGGTGGAATTGGCTAAAAG AAtgttaaaatcatattttgacTTGCTTCAAACATTTAAGTCTCTTGGTGATGTTTTCGCTACTATCGGTGTGAGAGAGCCACAAGCGAGGGCCTCGGAAGCCTTTACAAAGTTTGGCCAATATCATAGATTATTGGAACGAGATGGGATCAAAATGTTGAAAACTTTAAAACCG ATATTAGCCGATATGGGAACATATCTGCACAAAGCGATACCGGACACAAAACTAACAATTCGGAAGTACGCAGACACAAAATTCGAGTACCTCTCGTACTGTTTGAAGGTTAAAGAAATGGATGATGATGAATATGGCTATAATGCCTTACAGGAAACACTTTACAGAGTTGAGACTGGAAATTATGAGTATAG ATTAATACTCCGTTGTCGTCAAGATGCTAGAACGCGTTTTGCACGTCTCCGTTCAGATGTACTCGTCAAATTAGAACTATTAGAAAACAAGAAAACACAAGATGTTGCCTATCAGCTCAAACGGTTCATCCAGGGATTGGCTATCTATCACAA TGAAACAGTTgaacatttaaaagaaaacgcCAGTCTCTTCCCAGTAGAAGTGGATTTATCGCAAAATGCATTCCAATACAAATCTACATCGCAATTTATTCAG GATAGCCAAGATGATGACGAAGAAATCGAATTTGCAAGGGAATTAAAAGAGTATCATGATTTGTCCGaggaagaaattaaaaaagcatCAAATAGGCGCCAAAATAGTGACACTGACGCCGATTTGTCGGAACAGCTAATACCTAACTTGACAGAGGCAAAAATTGATAATGACAGAATTGACAGTGATAGTTTGACACTGTTGACGGAACTGGGCCTGGCTGACACAAAGGATGACTTTGGTGAATTTCAAAATGGGTCAATGGACTTTACGAAAAGTACAGATGacgtttttgataaattattgagTGACTTGAACATAGATTAA
- the LOC123711350 gene encoding PRKCA-binding protein isoform X9, producing MSQRVQILPFYDPNYNMLTIGHTLFEDKMGMTVTSGSVVLTKDEKNLIGISIGGGAPLCPCLYIVQIFDNTPTAKDGTLQSGDEIVGVNGQSVKGKTKVEVAKMIQAAKETVTVNYNKLHADPKQGKTLDIIMKKMKHRLVENMSSGTADALGLSRAILCNDTLVARLNDMRETENTYKKLVELAKRMLKSYFDLLQTFKSLGDVFATIGVREPQARASEAFTKFGQYHRLLERDGIKMLKTLKPILADMGTYLHKAIPDTKLTIRKYADTKFEYLSYCLKVKEMDDDEYGYNALQETLYRVETGNYEYRLILRCRQDARTRFARLRSDVLVKLELLENKKTQDVAYQLKRFIQGLAIYHNETVEHLKENASLFPVEVDLSQNAFQYKSTSQFIQDSQDDDEEIEFARELKEYHDLSEEEIKKASNRRQNSDTDADLSEQLIPNLTEAKIDNDRIDSDSLTLLTELGLADTKDDFGEFQNGSMDFTKSTDDVFDKLLSDLNID from the exons ATGTCCCAAAGAGTGCAAATTCTACCTTTTTATGACCCCAATTATAACATGTTGACCATCGGGCACACACTGTTTGAggataaaat GGGTATGACAGTGACATCGGGCAGCgttgttttaacaaaagatgAGAAAAATCTTATTGGTATCAGTATAGGTGGCGGAGCGCCTTTATGCCCATGTCTTTATATCGTAcag ATATTTGATAACACACCAACAGCCAAAGACGGAACCTTGCAAAGTGGTGATGAAATTGTTGGTGTTAATGGTCAAAGTGTTAAGGGGAAAACTAAAGTTGAAGTAGCTAAAATGATACAAGCAGCTAAG GAGACAGTTACGGTAAATTACAACAAACTACACGCGGATCCTAAACAGGGCAAGACCCTAGATATTATAATGAAGAAAATGAAACATCGCTTAGTGGAGAACATGTCATCTGGTACAGCAGATGCTTTAGGGCTATCGAGGGCTATTCTATGCAATGATACGTTAGTTGCAAGGCTCAATGATATGAGAGAAACAGAGAATACGTATAAGAAATTGGTGGAATTGGCTAAAAG AAtgttaaaatcatattttgacTTGCTTCAAACATTTAAGTCTCTTGGTGATGTTTTCGCTACTATCGGTGTGAGAGAGCCACAAGCGAGGGCCTCGGAAGCCTTTACAAAGTTTGGCCAATATCATAGATTATTGGAACGAGATGGGATCAAAATGTTGAAAACTTTAAAACCG ATATTAGCCGATATGGGAACATATCTGCACAAAGCGATACCGGACACAAAACTAACAATTCGGAAGTACGCAGACACAAAATTCGAGTACCTCTCGTACTGTTTGAAGGTTAAAGAAATGGATGATGATGAATATGGCTATAATGCCTTACAGGAAACACTTTACAGAGTTGAGACTGGAAATTATGAGTATAG ATTAATACTCCGTTGTCGTCAAGATGCTAGAACGCGTTTTGCACGTCTCCGTTCAGATGTACTCGTCAAATTAGAACTATTAGAAAACAAGAAAACACAAGATGTTGCCTATCAGCTCAAACGGTTCATCCAGGGATTGGCTATCTATCACAA TGAAACAGTTgaacatttaaaagaaaacgcCAGTCTCTTCCCAGTAGAAGTGGATTTATCGCAAAATGCATTCCAATACAAATCTACATCGCAATTTATTCAG GATAGCCAAGATGATGACGAAGAAATCGAATTTGCAAGGGAATTAAAAGAGTATCATGATTTGTCCGaggaagaaattaaaaaagcatCAAATAGGCGCCAAAATAGTGACACTGACGCCGATTTGTCGGAACAGCTAATACCTAACTTGACAGAGGCAAAAATTGATAATGACAGAATTGACAGTGATAGTTTGACACTGTTGACGGAACTGGGCCTGGCTGACACAAAGGATGACTTTGGTGAATTTCAAAATGGGTCAATGGACTTTACGAAAAGTACAGATGacgtttttgataaattattgagTGACTTGAACATAGATTAA
- the LOC123711350 gene encoding PRKCA-binding protein isoform X7, with translation MSQRVQILPFYDPNYNMLTIGHTLFEDKITEDTENADCIYNDLRSSRYLLQHQNLMGMTVTSGSVVLTKDEKNLIGISIGGGAPLCPCLYIVQIFDNTPTAKDGTLQSGDEIVGVNGQSVKGKTKVEVAKMIQAAKETVTVNYNKLHADPKQGKTLDIIMKKMKHRLVENMSSGTADALGLSRAILCNDTLVARLNDMRETENTYKKLVELAKRMLKSYFDLLQTFKSLGDVFATIGVREPQARASEAFTKFGQYHRLLERDGIKMLKTLKPILADMGTYLHKAIPDTKLTIRKYADTKFEYLSYCLKVKEMDDDEYGYNALQETLYRVETGNYEYRLILRCRQDARTRFARLRSDVLVKLELLENKKTQDVAYQLKRFIQGLAIYHNETVEHLKENASLFPVEVDLSQNAFQYKSTSQFIQDSQDDDEEIEFARELKEYHDLSEEEIKKASNRRQNSDTDADLSEQLIPNLTEAKIDNDRIDSDSLTLLTELGLADTKDDFGEFQNGSMDFTKSTDDVFDKLLSDLNID, from the exons ATGTCCCAAAGAGTGCAAATTCTACCTTTTTATGACCCCAATTATAACATGTTGACCATCGGGCACACACTGTTTGAggataaaat AACAGAAGATACAGAGAATGCTGATTGTATTTACAACGATTTAAGAAGCAGCCGATATTTGCTACAGCATCAAAATCTTAT GGGTATGACAGTGACATCGGGCAGCgttgttttaacaaaagatgAGAAAAATCTTATTGGTATCAGTATAGGTGGCGGAGCGCCTTTATGCCCATGTCTTTATATCGTAcag ATATTTGATAACACACCAACAGCCAAAGACGGAACCTTGCAAAGTGGTGATGAAATTGTTGGTGTTAATGGTCAAAGTGTTAAGGGGAAAACTAAAGTTGAAGTAGCTAAAATGATACAAGCAGCTAAG GAGACAGTTACGGTAAATTACAACAAACTACACGCGGATCCTAAACAGGGCAAGACCCTAGATATTATAATGAAGAAAATGAAACATCGCTTAGTGGAGAACATGTCATCTGGTACAGCAGATGCTTTAGGGCTATCGAGGGCTATTCTATGCAATGATACGTTAGTTGCAAGGCTCAATGATATGAGAGAAACAGAGAATACGTATAAGAAATTGGTGGAATTGGCTAAAAG AAtgttaaaatcatattttgacTTGCTTCAAACATTTAAGTCTCTTGGTGATGTTTTCGCTACTATCGGTGTGAGAGAGCCACAAGCGAGGGCCTCGGAAGCCTTTACAAAGTTTGGCCAATATCATAGATTATTGGAACGAGATGGGATCAAAATGTTGAAAACTTTAAAACCG ATATTAGCCGATATGGGAACATATCTGCACAAAGCGATACCGGACACAAAACTAACAATTCGGAAGTACGCAGACACAAAATTCGAGTACCTCTCGTACTGTTTGAAGGTTAAAGAAATGGATGATGATGAATATGGCTATAATGCCTTACAGGAAACACTTTACAGAGTTGAGACTGGAAATTATGAGTATAG ATTAATACTCCGTTGTCGTCAAGATGCTAGAACGCGTTTTGCACGTCTCCGTTCAGATGTACTCGTCAAATTAGAACTATTAGAAAACAAGAAAACACAAGATGTTGCCTATCAGCTCAAACGGTTCATCCAGGGATTGGCTATCTATCACAA TGAAACAGTTgaacatttaaaagaaaacgcCAGTCTCTTCCCAGTAGAAGTGGATTTATCGCAAAATGCATTCCAATACAAATCTACATCGCAATTTATTCAG GATAGCCAAGATGATGACGAAGAAATCGAATTTGCAAGGGAATTAAAAGAGTATCATGATTTGTCCGaggaagaaattaaaaaagcatCAAATAGGCGCCAAAATAGTGACACTGACGCCGATTTGTCGGAACAGCTAATACCTAACTTGACAGAGGCAAAAATTGATAATGACAGAATTGACAGTGATAGTTTGACACTGTTGACGGAACTGGGCCTGGCTGACACAAAGGATGACTTTGGTGAATTTCAAAATGGGTCAATGGACTTTACGAAAAGTACAGATGacgtttttgataaattattgagTGACTTGAACATAGATTAA
- the LOC123711350 gene encoding PRKCA-binding protein isoform X11 yields MTVTSGSVVLTKDEKNLIGISIGGGAPLCPCLYIVQIFDNTPTAKDGTLQSGDEIVGVNGQSVKGKTKVEVAKMIQAAKETVTVNYNKLHADPKQGKTLDIIMKKMKHRLVENMSSGTADALGLSRAILCNDTLVARLNDMRETENTYKKLVELAKRMLKSYFDLLQTFKSLGDVFATIGVREPQARASEAFTKFGQYHRLLERDGIKMLKTLKPILADMGTYLHKAIPDTKLTIRKYADTKFEYLSYCLKVKEMDDDEYGYNALQETLYRVETGNYEYRLILRCRQDARTRFARLRSDVLVKLELLENKKTQDVAYQLKRFIQGLAIYHNETVEHLKENASLFPVEVDLSQNAFQYKSTSQFIQDSQDDDEEIEFARELKEYHDLSEEEIKKASNRRQNSDTDADLSEQLIPNLTEAKIDNDRIDSDSLTLLTELGLADTKDDFGEFQNGSMDFTKSTDDVFDKLLSDLNID; encoded by the exons ATGACAGTGACATCGGGCAGCgttgttttaacaaaagatgAGAAAAATCTTATTGGTATCAGTATAGGTGGCGGAGCGCCTTTATGCCCATGTCTTTATATCGTAcag ATATTTGATAACACACCAACAGCCAAAGACGGAACCTTGCAAAGTGGTGATGAAATTGTTGGTGTTAATGGTCAAAGTGTTAAGGGGAAAACTAAAGTTGAAGTAGCTAAAATGATACAAGCAGCTAAG GAGACAGTTACGGTAAATTACAACAAACTACACGCGGATCCTAAACAGGGCAAGACCCTAGATATTATAATGAAGAAAATGAAACATCGCTTAGTGGAGAACATGTCATCTGGTACAGCAGATGCTTTAGGGCTATCGAGGGCTATTCTATGCAATGATACGTTAGTTGCAAGGCTCAATGATATGAGAGAAACAGAGAATACGTATAAGAAATTGGTGGAATTGGCTAAAAG AAtgttaaaatcatattttgacTTGCTTCAAACATTTAAGTCTCTTGGTGATGTTTTCGCTACTATCGGTGTGAGAGAGCCACAAGCGAGGGCCTCGGAAGCCTTTACAAAGTTTGGCCAATATCATAGATTATTGGAACGAGATGGGATCAAAATGTTGAAAACTTTAAAACCG ATATTAGCCGATATGGGAACATATCTGCACAAAGCGATACCGGACACAAAACTAACAATTCGGAAGTACGCAGACACAAAATTCGAGTACCTCTCGTACTGTTTGAAGGTTAAAGAAATGGATGATGATGAATATGGCTATAATGCCTTACAGGAAACACTTTACAGAGTTGAGACTGGAAATTATGAGTATAG ATTAATACTCCGTTGTCGTCAAGATGCTAGAACGCGTTTTGCACGTCTCCGTTCAGATGTACTCGTCAAATTAGAACTATTAGAAAACAAGAAAACACAAGATGTTGCCTATCAGCTCAAACGGTTCATCCAGGGATTGGCTATCTATCACAA TGAAACAGTTgaacatttaaaagaaaacgcCAGTCTCTTCCCAGTAGAAGTGGATTTATCGCAAAATGCATTCCAATACAAATCTACATCGCAATTTATTCAG GATAGCCAAGATGATGACGAAGAAATCGAATTTGCAAGGGAATTAAAAGAGTATCATGATTTGTCCGaggaagaaattaaaaaagcatCAAATAGGCGCCAAAATAGTGACACTGACGCCGATTTGTCGGAACAGCTAATACCTAACTTGACAGAGGCAAAAATTGATAATGACAGAATTGACAGTGATAGTTTGACACTGTTGACGGAACTGGGCCTGGCTGACACAAAGGATGACTTTGGTGAATTTCAAAATGGGTCAATGGACTTTACGAAAAGTACAGATGacgtttttgataaattattgagTGACTTGAACATAGATTAA